Below is a genomic region from Gemmatimonadaceae bacterium.
CATGAACTGCTTCGTGACGAGACTGTGCTGCTCGTTGAGACCCGGATACAGCCGCAGTGGCAGATCGACGAATCCCTGCACGTTGCGATGCCCCGTGAGATATTTGCCGACGAGCCCCGAACTGTTCGCGACGTTCGACAGCAACAACAAATGCGTGCTCCATGTGTATCCGGCCGCGACGACGAACAGCTTCGCGCGCAACTCGACGGGCTGGTCCGGATGATCGCGATCGACCGCGGTCGCGCGCTCGATCTTTTTGCCGGTTGAATCGAGGACCAGGCGGCGGACGAGCGTGCGCGTCACCAGGCGGATACGATTGCGTTTGCGCAGATCGCTCCACGTGAAGTCCGGCGAATACTTCGCGCCGATGGGACAGATCGGCGTACACGTATCGTTCCGGCAGCATTGCGCTCGGCCGCGATACGCGATGGAATTCTTCGCCGACGGTTGACTCCACATCGCGATGCCCGCGCTCGATGCCCACTTCTCGAGCAGCTCGAGATTGTACGTGAGCGGCAGCGCCGGCATCGGAAACGGCTTCGCGCGGGGATCGAGCGCGGCCGGACCCTGCTCGCCGGCGACGCCCATCACTTCTTCCGCTTCCTGATAGAACGGATCGAGCTCGTCATACGAGATCGGCCAGTCGGTTCCGACACCGAACAGGCTGTGTTGCCTGAAGTCTTCGGGCGAGAAGCGCGGCGTCACGCCGCCCCAGTGCATGGCGAGCCCGCCGACCATCATCGAGCGAGATTGCAACGGCCCTTCGATCTCGTAGCCCTCGAGGTGATCTCGGCCCCAGGGATTCTCGCCGTAGCGCAGGAATCGTTCGCGTGCGGCGGCGCGCGATGCAAGCGGCGGCGCGTCGTCTCCGGCTTCCACGACGACGATGCTTGCGCGCGTCGTGCGCGCGAGACGGTCGGCGACCATTGCCGCGGTAATGCCCGACCCGATGATGCAGACGTCGCTCTCGATCGTCGCGTCTCGCGCCACTCGCTTCGTCGACGACTTCATCGTTCGCTCAACTTGAGCATGGGCAGCGGCTTCTTCGCCTGCTGCGCGAGCGGCCTGCACGTCTCGCGGCCGATGTGCGCCTCGTAGCACAGATCGTTCGCTTGCGTGCTGCTGTAGAAATGCGACAGAAGCGCCAGCGCGACGTGCGGTGCACTCTCGACCGACGGCATCCGATCGACGCGTTGGCTCTGAAGCGCCGACCGAACGAGCGTCTCGCGCTGCGCGATGCTGAGCGCCGCGAACGGTTTCTGGTGCGCGGAGCGCGCCGCGGCGTCGAGATCGTCGAGCTGTCTGGTCCAGCGCGTCACCGGCGTCGGTCCCGTCGTGCGCAGGCGCGACGTGCCATACCCGTGATTCAACTCCGCGCCTTCGCGATATCCTGTTTGCCAGTCACGGAACTCACTCGCTGCGTGCAGCAACCCGGCGCGGCCAAGTGCCTTGGCCGGCAGCACGACTTCGGCGAGCGCGTTGAGTGTGGACGGATCGGCTCGCAGGTGCGCGATCGCCGCCGCATGCGCGCGGCGCACGACGACGGCGAGTGGGGCGGTTGCCGCGAGTGAGGCGAGGAATCCGCGTCGCGTCAGCACAAAAGAGGGCATGACCTGGAGGATGCCGCGCGCGTGGAAGCTCCGCTAGGTCCAACCGATACCACGGACGAACTTCGGATCACTGCGGACCGGTACGGAGACGGCGTGAAGTGCCGTTGACTGCGGTTTGGTGACTTTTGAGCTCAGATCCTTTATGAACCCCTTCTGGACGCTCCCGCATTCGAGCTTCCTGAGGGTTTTCTAAAGAAGTGTTTAAACCGCAGTCGACTGCGGTTGACTGCAGTTTCCGCCATCTCCGTGCCGGTCCGCCGTTGTCCGCCGTTCGTCCGTGGTAGGCTTTGCAGTTACTTGATGATATGCCCGAGCCGGGTCCACCGAATGGCTGTGATGAATGGCAGCGGCCGATCCGTAGTCGTCCCGGCACAATTGAGCTCGTCGACATTGTCCGGCGGATTCGGCGTGTACGAGTAGTACACGAACAACGGACGTCCGCGAATGTTCTCCTTCGGCACCACGCCCCAATACCGGCTGTCCTTGGAGCAGTAGCGGTTGTCGCCCATCATGAAATAGTGATCCTTCGGAATGACGAGCGGTCCCCAGTTGCCCAGCGTCGGCTGCGCGGGCGGTGGGCCGAAGCGCGAGTTCTTGATTTCGATGGAGTGCTGCCAATCGAAGTCGGCGTTGACCGCCGTGTCGTTCTGAATGGGATTCGTGCCCGTGAACCCCTGCCGCTGCGGAAGCCCGTCGAGATACAACAGGCCGTTCCGCATGTAGAGTGTGTCGCCCGGCATACCCTTGAGGCGTTTGACGAGCGTCGGCGTGAAGTCCGGCGCGTTGTCGGCCTGATAGGGCGAAATGAACACGATGACGTCATCATGCTTCGGCTGCGTGTAGCCCGGCAGATGCGCGTTCGTGAATGGAATGCTCGGTCCGTAGGCGAGCTTGTTCACGAAGAGCCAGTCACCGATGAGCAGCGTCGGGATCATGCTGCCCGACGGAATGCGAAACGCTTCGATGAACAGCGTCTTCACGAACAGGTAGATGAGCACCGCGCCGGCGAGCGATTTGAAGTTCTCCCAGAGCCATTTGCCGGCGGGCTGAGAGTTTTTCTTCTGGCCGCTGTTCGCGCGCGCTTGCGCGACGACGTTGGCGGGCTTGGAACTCTTGGAGGCGGATTTGCGAGCGGTCTTGGCCATAGCGAGAGGGAATCTATGCGACCATACGTCGGACCGCCTTCCGAAGTTCCTTCGTCGTTTCCTGGTGCGGAATAGCCGCGGGGGGACGCACGCAGTGAGCGCGCGTCCCCCCGAGCCGTAGCCGACGTTCGACTACTTGATGTGCTTGTTGACGAGCTTGGTCATCTCGAACATCGAGACCTTGCCCTTGCCACCGAAGACCGGCTTGAGCTTGTCGTCGGCGTTGATCATGCGACGCTCTTTCGCGTCCTGAAGCCCGTTGCGCTTGATGTAGCCCCAGAGCTTCTTCGTGATCTCGGTACGGGGAATAGGGTTGCTGCCGACCACCGCGGCGAGCGCCGCATCTGGCGTCATCGGCCGCATGAACGCCGCATTCGGCGTGCGCTTGGCGCCGCCCTTCTTCGCGGCCTTCTTCGCGCCGCCCTTCTTCGCCCCGCCCTTTTTCGCGCCGCCCTTCTTGGCTCCGCCCTTCTTCGCGCCGCCCTTCTTGGCGGACTTCTTTCCACCCTTCTTTGCAGCCATTCTCTCTCCCGGTAGATGGAATGGTTGGGGTTGTCGTGCAAAGCAATCGCGATTTTCCCTATGAAAACCGTGTGCTTCGAGGGAGAAAAGTATGTCGCTTCAGAGGGAATGCAATAGGGAAAGTGCGTTTTTCTCCTATGAAGAATCGCGTTTTTCCCTCTGAGAAGCGCTCATTCTTCGCCGTTTTCCCTATGAAAACCGCTCGTCGCGGCGCGAGAAATCGCCGCCGCCATGACCTGCGTCACACCACGCGCACGAACGAAAATCGCGATTTTTCATAGGGGAAAACTCTCGAGCAGCGCGATCATCTGCAGATCGTACGGGTCCGGCGCCGGATCATCCTCCGCAATCTCATAGTTCAATTGCGGCGTCTCGAGAATCAACGGAATTCCCGCCGACCGCCGATCGCGCACGATCTGCCGAAACGCACCGTCGCCGATCTGCCCATCGCCGATCAGCACGTGGCGATCCTTGTTCGATCCCAGCTCGCCTTCGCTGTCGTTCAGATGCAGAAATCCCGGCGGCTCGCCCGTCGCCTCCTCGAATTCATCGAACGCGCGCGACACCGCGCCGTCCTCGCGCAGATCGTAGCCCGACGAAAACAGGTGACAGGTATCGAGGCCGTATCCCGTTCGCGCACGATGCTGCTTCGGCACTTGGCGCAGAATCGCGCCCACCTCCGCCGCGGTCTTCGCGAACGTCCGCCCCGCGCCCGCGGTGTTCTCGACGAGCACACGCGTCGCTCCCGACGGCACATGTTCCAACGCGTGCACGATCGCACGCGCCACACGCTCGGCGGCCGCTTCACGATCGTCGTCCGTCGCCGCCCCTGGATGAAAGCAGATGGCGCCGATGCCCAGTGCGCTCGAGCGCTCCAGCTCCTTGGCGAGTCCATAGCGCGCGCGCGTCGACTTCTCCTCGTCGGGCGTCGCCGTGTTCAACACGTACGCCGCGTGCGCGACCACGAACCGCGGATCGATCTTCGCTTCCGCGAGCGCGGCGCGAAATCGCTCCACGCGCTCCGGCTTGATCGAAATCTTGTCGCCGTAGTATTTCGGAATGGCGGTGAAGATCTGCAACGCGCGCATTCCCGAGGCCCCCGCCCGGCGCGCCGCCATGTGAATCCCGCCGTTGTCGATCGTGTGCGCGCCGAAATAGTGGGTCACCTGTGCTCTCCCGCGATTATCCGGTTGCCTGCTCCCTCCAGAGGTCGATCATGCGCGATCCTCCGACGAGATCAACACTCTCCGGATTCTTCAACCGTCGCAAGCGGCGCACGACTTCGGCGATGCGCAACGCCTGCTCGTGAATCACCTCGAGCAGCTCGCTCGTCTCTCCGCGGTCGCGCAGCTCCATTCGCATCAGCTCGGCGCTGCCGAGAAGCGCGGTGAGCGGATTGTTGATCTCGTGCTGGAGCGAGAGCGTGGCTTCGCCGATGCCCGAGAGCCAGCGTGCGCGCGACAGCTCGGCCTCGGCCTGTCGTCTCGTGCGCTCCTGCGAAATGCGCCCGCGCGTCACCATGAGCCGCGCGCGCAGCTGCTCCGGCGTCGTCGGCTTCGTGATGAAATCATCCGCGCCCGCGTCGAGCAACGACTGCAGCGCTTCCGGACAGTCGCGCCCCGCGAGAAACATCACGAAGACCTGATCGCCGTCCTCGGTCTCGCGAATGCGGCGGCAGACTTCGATTCCGTCGACGATCGGCATGTCCGCATCGAGCACGACGACGTTCGGCCGCCACTCCTCGAAGGTGCGCCACGCCTCGCCGCCGTCGCACGCCACTTCGGTCTCGAGCCCCAGCTCGGCCACGACGGCAACGACGAGCAGCCGCACGAGCGGATCGTCGTCCGCGACGAGCACACGAAGCGCCTCGTTCCCGGGTGTGCTCACTTGAGACGGCCCACGCGCACGACGTTGCCCGCGGTGACGCCACTCGCGCGCTTCTCCGCCCAGCCGACGGCGAGCATGCGCCCCGCGAACGCGACGCTCGGCAGCGCGGCCGCATCCACGTCGCGCGACGCAACGGTGTGCATCTCGAACAGATGTCCCTGCGTCGTCGACGTCGCCACGTCGACCTGCTCGCGCGCGCCGTTCGGCTCCTCGTACGCCACGGCGACACGATCGCCCTGGGCGGCGATCGCGGTGGCCACGAGACGTTCGCCGTAGATCACGGGTACGGGAGAGTGAAGCATCGAGCCCATGGTGTGCGCGAAGAAAACGCCCTTGCCCTCGGGCGCGAACATCGAGTAGGCGACGTACACGTCGTCCCCCACCGTCGTGAGAGACGGCGGCGGACGGCGGCAGCCACTCGAGCTGACGTCCGTAGTATCGACCGATTGCGGCTGCGCCCAAGTTTTTCCTGAATCCGGCGACGAAGCGAGCAACAGATTGGCGCTACTGTCCCGTCGTACGGCCCACCAGACCGCGAACGTGTGCACCGTCCCAACGGCCGCTGTCACAGAAGGCGTGCATTGCATTGCTTCGGGCGGCAGTCCCGCGAGATGCACCGAATCCGCGACATAGCGAACACTGCCGGTCGTGTCCACGACGAGCCGCGCCGTCGGCGACGGACGAGCGATCGCGACGGGATCGCGCCACTCGACGGGCGGCGATTCGCAGCCCGCGAATGCCACCAGCGTCAGCCCGAGAACGATCAATCGGCGGAGCATGGCGCAGAATACTCGGGAAGCCTCGGAGCGAAAAGCGCGGTATGTTTGAAGGACCACACTCTCCGCCATTCTGAGGATCTATGGCCGTCCGCACCGCTCCCGAAACAGCGTCCGAACGCTCCGCCGCCGAATCACGACAGGCTGAAGACACCATTCATCCGCGTTCGGCTCCGCTCTCCGGCTTCAACGGCACGCGCCGGGTACCGACGCCGATCAACGAACCGATCAAGAGCTATGCGCCCGGTTCGCCCGAACGCATCGCCTTGAAGGCGCGCCTGGCCGAGATGGCGAACGAACGCGTCGACATTCCGATCGTCATCGGCGGCAAGGAAATTCGCACGGGCGAGACCGCGCAGGCCGTGATGCCGCACAATCACCGCCACGTGCTCGGGGATTGGCACAAGGCGTCGACGAAGCACGTCGAGCAGGCGATCGCCGCGGCGGCCAAGGCGCGCGAAGAATGGGCGAACTGGGCGTGGGAAGATCGCGCCGCCGTTCTGCTCAAGGCGGCGGAGCTCTTGTCGACGACGTGGCGCGCGACGCTCAACGCCGCGACGATGCTCGGCCAATCGAAGACGGCGTTTCAGGCCGAGATCGATTCGGCGTGCGAGCTGATCGACTTCTGGCGCTTCAACACGCACTTCGCGCAGGAGCTGTACGACGAGCAGCCGATGTCGTCGCCCGGCATGTGGAACATGACGGACTACCGCCCGCTCGAGGGATTCGTCTACGCGGTGACGCCGTTCAACTTCACGGCGATCGGCGGCAACCTGCCGACGGCCGCGGCGCTCATGGGCAACACGGTGATCTGGAAGCCGGCGTCCAGCGCGATGCTCTCGGCGCACTACGTAATGCGCATTCTCGACGAAGCGGGCATGCCGCCGGGCGTGATCAACTTCGTACCGGGCGATCCGGCCGAGATCTCGAACACGCTGTTGTCGCATCGCGATCTCGCCGGGGTGCACTTCACCGGCAGCACGACGGTGTTCAACAGTATGTGGAAGACGATCGGCGCGAATATGTCGCAATATGCTACTTATCCACGCATCGTCGGCGAAACGGGCGGCAAGGACTTCATCGTCGCGCATCCGTCGGCCGATCCGCAGGCGCTCGCCGTCGCGATCGCGCGCGGCGGCTATGAGTATCAGGGACAGAAATGCTCGGCGGCGAGCCGCGTCTACGTTCCGCGGTCGCTGTGGAACGAAGTGCGCGATCGCGCCGTTTCGATGATCGAAGAGATCCGCGTCGGCGACGTGCGCGATTTCCGCAACTTCATGGGCGCCGTCATCGACGAGAAGGCGTTCCGCAAGATCAGCGACTATCTCGGCGACGCGAAGAAGAATGCCAAGATCGTTACTGGAGGAACGGCGGAAGGAAAGGACGGCTACTTCATCAAGCCGACGCTGATTCAGACTGAGAATCCCAGCTACCGCCTCCTCTGCGAGGAGATCTTCGGTCCGGTCGTCACGGCGTACGTGTACGACGACGACAAATGGGAAGACACGCTGAAGGTCGTTGACACCACGTCGCCGTACGCGCTCACGGGCGCCGTGTTCGCGAACGACCGCGGCGCGGTGCGCGAAGCGATGATGGCCCTGCGCAACGCCGCCGGCAACTTCTATGTGAACGACAAGCCGACGGGCGCCGTCGTGGG
It encodes:
- a CDS encoding GMC family oxidoreductase; translated protein: MKSSTKRVARDATIESDVCIIGSGITAAMVADRLARTTRASIVVVEAGDDAPPLASRAAARERFLRYGENPWGRDHLEGYEIEGPLQSRSMMVGGLAMHWGGVTPRFSPEDFRQHSLFGVGTDWPISYDELDPFYQEAEEVMGVAGEQGPAALDPRAKPFPMPALPLTYNLELLEKWASSAGIAMWSQPSAKNSIAYRGRAQCCRNDTCTPICPIGAKYSPDFTWSDLRKRNRIRLVTRTLVRRLVLDSTGKKIERATAVDRDHPDQPVELRAKLFVVAAGYTWSTHLLLLSNVANSSGLVGKYLTGHRNVQGFVDLPLRLYPGLNEQHSLVTKQFMRLEPGRPYIRHDLRIWESSSGKTARLTDDKGQLMLGGAVLDDWRERTKTGSARVRCYYDVIPDRASELTLDASKKNEWGDPLPKLAFRDAPESLALRTQTEDSIRTLFGEMARAGNGKLLRTNVDNFQDHPAGGCRMGTDPAASVVDSWGRSHDHENLFVVGAPTSVSGSCANATLTFCALSLRAAHEMERQFAKA
- a CDS encoding gluconate 2-dehydrogenase subunit 3 family protein, with protein sequence MPSFVLTRRGFLASLAATAPLAVVVRRAHAAAIAHLRADPSTLNALAEVVLPAKALGRAGLLHAASEFRDWQTGYREGAELNHGYGTSRLRTTGPTPVTRWTRQLDDLDAAARSAHQKPFAALSIAQRETLVRSALQSQRVDRMPSVESAPHVALALLSHFYSSTQANDLCYEAHIGRETCRPLAQQAKKPLPMLKLSER
- the lepB gene encoding signal peptidase I → MAKTARKSASKSSKPANVVAQARANSGQKKNSQPAGKWLWENFKSLAGAVLIYLFVKTLFIEAFRIPSGSMIPTLLIGDWLFVNKLAYGPSIPFTNAHLPGYTQPKHDDVIVFISPYQADNAPDFTPTLVKRLKGMPGDTLYMRNGLLYLDGLPQRQGFTGTNPIQNDTAVNADFDWQHSIEIKNSRFGPPPAQPTLGNWGPLVIPKDHYFMMGDNRYCSKDSRYWGVVPKENIRGRPLFVYYSYTPNPPDNVDELNCAGTTTDRPLPFITAIRWTRLGHIIK
- a CDS encoding SWIB/MDM2 domain-containing protein — encoded protein: MAAKKGGKKSAKKGGAKKGGAKKGGAKKGGAKKGGAKKAAKKGGAKRTPNAAFMRPMTPDAALAAVVGSNPIPRTEITKKLWGYIKRNGLQDAKERRMINADDKLKPVFGGKGKVSMFEMTKLVNKHIK
- a CDS encoding deoxyribonuclease IV, with the protein product MTHYFGAHTIDNGGIHMAARRAGASGMRALQIFTAIPKYYGDKISIKPERVERFRAALAEAKIDPRFVVAHAAYVLNTATPDEEKSTRARYGLAKELERSSALGIGAICFHPGAATDDDREAAAERVARAIVHALEHVPSGATRVLVENTAGAGRTFAKTAAEVGAILRQVPKQHRARTGYGLDTCHLFSSGYDLREDGAVSRAFDEFEEATGEPPGFLHLNDSEGELGSNKDRHVLIGDGQIGDGAFRQIVRDRRSAGIPLILETPQLNYEIAEDDPAPDPYDLQMIALLESFPL
- a CDS encoding response regulator — protein: MSTPGNEALRVLVADDDPLVRLLVVAVVAELGLETEVACDGGEAWRTFEEWRPNVVVLDADMPIVDGIEVCRRIRETEDGDQVFVMFLAGRDCPEALQSLLDAGADDFITKPTTPEQLRARLMVTRGRISQERTRRQAEAELSRARWLSGIGEATLSLQHEINNPLTALLGSAELMRMELRDRGETSELLEVIHEQALRIAEVVRRLRRLKNPESVDLVGGSRMIDLWREQATG
- the pruA gene encoding L-glutamate gamma-semialdehyde dehydrogenase, which translates into the protein MAVRTAPETASERSAAESRQAEDTIHPRSAPLSGFNGTRRVPTPINEPIKSYAPGSPERIALKARLAEMANERVDIPIVIGGKEIRTGETAQAVMPHNHRHVLGDWHKASTKHVEQAIAAAAKAREEWANWAWEDRAAVLLKAAELLSTTWRATLNAATMLGQSKTAFQAEIDSACELIDFWRFNTHFAQELYDEQPMSSPGMWNMTDYRPLEGFVYAVTPFNFTAIGGNLPTAAALMGNTVIWKPASSAMLSAHYVMRILDEAGMPPGVINFVPGDPAEISNTLLSHRDLAGVHFTGSTTVFNSMWKTIGANMSQYATYPRIVGETGGKDFIVAHPSADPQALAVAIARGGYEYQGQKCSAASRVYVPRSLWNEVRDRAVSMIEEIRVGDVRDFRNFMGAVIDEKAFRKISDYLGDAKKNAKIVTGGTAEGKDGYFIKPTLIQTENPSYRLLCEEIFGPVVTAYVYDDDKWEDTLKVVDTTSPYALTGAVFANDRGAVREAMMALRNAAGNFYVNDKPTGAVVGQQPFGGARGSGTNDKAGSKLNLVRWISARSVKETFSPPLDYKYPFMAEE